A part of Fusarium oxysporum Fo47 chromosome III, complete sequence genomic DNA contains:
- a CDS encoding uncharacterized protein (domain of unknown function-domain containing protein), translated as MEPTSRPLTFASTAGMLFMLKDCFKPQTTVVVGSFIQLALCAVLPLRWAVVPPLAVLFNSIVTTTIQLYSTNPNEYNKNVVPGRATAQLPFSTGSFGSTPGASPVVVFHLGIQANHPLGLAAPGMEQISKYFMAMHNDLASKRDEYGMLSSSTWRGDEKSSNNTLLLIYYFRDIESLHRFAHDELHRKAWDYVNKSKLKHVGIFHETFNVPAHEYENVYVNCHPVLMGHATVKTTEGGEEEERWINSLVSADTPLLKTQYARMSRDEHGRLKDTE; from the exons ATGGAGCCAACTTCCCGGCCTCTGACATTTGCCTCAACAGCTGGGATGCTT TTCATGCTCAAAGACTGCTTCAAACCTCAAACTACAGTAGTCGTTGGGTCGTTCATCCAACTTGCCCTCTGTGCTGTTCTTCCTCTCCGTTGGGCGGTCGTGCCACCCTTGGCCGTCTTGTTCAACTCCATTGTCACAACCACGATCCAACTTTACAGCACAAACCCCAATGAGTATAATAAGAATGTCGTACCAGGCCGTGCCACCGCACAGCTCCCTTTCTCTACTGGATCCTTTGGTTCAACTCCCGGAGCAAGCCCCGTTGTAGTCTTTCATCTCGGAATCCAGGCCAACCACCCTCTCGGTCTCGCAGCACCAGGCATGGAGCAAATTAGCAAATACTTCATGGCTATGCATAATGATCTTGCCTCCAAACGAGACGAATATGGTATGCTGAGCTCCTCAACATGGCGCGGAGATGAAaagagcagcaacaacaccctTCTTCTGATCTACTACTTTCGTGACATAGAGAGTCTGCACCGCTTCGCACATGACGAATTACACCGGAAGGCATGGGACTACGTCAATAAGTCTAAGCTCAAGCATGTGGGGATCTTTCACGAAACGTTTAACGTGCCGGCTCACGAGTATGAGAACGTCTATGTTAATTGTCATCCGGTACTGATGGGCCATGCGACGGTGAAGACGACAGAAGGgggcgaggaagaggaaaggtGGATTAACTCCCTTGTCAGTGCAGATACTCCCCTTTTGAAGACGCAATATGCAAGGATGTCCAGGGACGAGCATGGTAGATTGAAGGACACGGAATAG
- a CDS encoding glycoside hydrolase: MHSLLRATTAILGWASAVTAYDVTWDDNKSIEKAAGQAAFGLVSYYTGNNTGDTPGNLPDPYYWWEAGAMFGTLVDYWWLTGDDSYNTITKQAMIHQAGTDGDYMPDNQTMTEGNDDQGFWAMAAMSAAEHQFPDPPEDTPGWLAQVQAVFNEYVSRWDADYCGGGMRWQIFKWNTGFDYKNAISNGCFFNVASRLALYTGNDTYADWAEKLWKWHEDSGIITDKFAVQDGVHISNAKGKKCTDIDKTQWSYNTGIFLHGAAVMYNLTSSDSWKKRADGLLDDVFNKFVKDEIIYEQFCEPHKQCSQDQQSFKGYLARWLAATTQLYSSTNDKIMKLIKTSAQAAAKVCTGSPTEGYKGPAGTACGFSWTTGSFDGSVGVGPQMNALSILMYTLVESAKGPVTSKTGGTSKGNPGGGNTDINDNDGTPPLKDITTADKAGAGILTFLFLAGVIGGVSFLVIDF, translated from the exons ATGCATTCATTACTTCGAGCAACTACTGCGATACTTGGCTGGGCATCAGCTGTCACTGCCTACGACGTAACATGGGATGACAACA AATCTATCGAGAAGGCCGCCGGCCAGGCAGCTTTTGGCTTGGTATCATACTACACAGGAAACAACACTGGCGATACACCAGGAAACTTGCCAGATCCTTACTACT GGTGGGAGGCTGGCGCGATGTTCGGTACTCTCGTTGATTATTGGTGGCTCACCGGTGACGACTCTTATAACACAATCACAAAACAAGCCATGATTCATCAAGCCGGCACAGACGGCGATTACATGCCCGATAACCAGACAATGACCGAAGGAAACGATGACCAAGGCTTCTGGGCAATGGCTGCAATGTCAGCAGCTGAGCATCAGTTCCCAGATCCTCCTGAGGACACACCCGGATGGCTCGCTCAGGTTCAAGCTGTCTTTAATGAGTACGTCAGTCGCTGGGATGCAGACTACTGCGGTGGCGGTATGCGTTGGCAGATCTTTAAGTGGAATACTGGTTTCGACTATAAGAACGCTATTTCCAATGGCTGCTTTTTCAATGTCGCCTCTCGGTTAGCACTGTATACGGGTAACGACACTTATGCGGACTGGGCTGAGAAGTTGTGGAAGTGGCATGAGGATTCTGGCATCATCACCGATAAGTTTGCAGTTCAGGACGGTGTTCACATCAGTAATGCTAAAGGAAAGAAATGTACCGATATCGACAAGACACAGTGGTCTTATAACACGGGGATCTTCCTGCACGGCGCCGCGGTCATGTATAACCTTACCTCGAGCGATAGCTGGAAGAAGCGAGCAGACGGTCTCCTCGATGATGTTTTCAACAAAtttgtcaaagatgagatCATCTACGAGCAGTTTTGCGAGCCTCACAAACAGTGCAGTCAGGACCAACAGAGCTTCAAGGGGTATCTTGCACGGTGGTTGGCAGCCACCACGCAACTTTATTCTTCTACAAACGACAAGATTatgaagctcatcaagacAAGTGCCCAGGCCGCCGCTAAAGTCTGCACAGGCTCACCCACAGAGGGTTACAAGGGGCCTGCAGGCACAGCATGTGGCTTCTCTTGGACGACGGGTAGCTTTGATGGTTCTGTTGGAGTTGGTCCCCAAATGAACGCCCTCTCGATCCTCATGTACACGCTGGTGGAGAGTGCCAAGGGGCCTGTCACCTCGAAGACCGGTGGAACGTCCAAAGGAAATCCTGGCGGTGGAAATACGGACATTAACGACAATGATGGAACCCCTCCATTGAAGGACATCACGACGGCTGATAAGGCTGGCGCTGGTATCTTGACGTTCCTGTTCCTTGCCGGTGTCATCGGGGGTGTTTCATTCTTGGTCATCGACTTTTAG
- a CDS encoding Dak1 domain-containing protein → MSAKHFVNDPTHLVSSALHSLTLTNPSLALDPDFKVIYRRPDSNAKAQVSIISGGGSGHEPSFAGMVGQGMLSAAVAGTIFASPSAEQIRTAITSRVDTSKGVLVTVMNYTGDVLNFGMAVEKAKAAGLEVEMVVVGDDVGVGRAKAGKVGRRGIAGTVLVHKISGALAALGKPLDQVAKYAQLTADNLVSVGASLEHVHVPGRKVDTEGSLAADEVELGMGIHNEPGSGREKAELPDLVSKMLKQLLDTADKDRAFVDVNSKEVVLMINNLGGVSVLELGGITAEVASQLESNYSIRPVRILSGTFMTSLNGLGFSISLLNVVSPDFEAPSMIELLDAPSEVVGWSAPVQAGTWKTKNTNTRTGRAGATGDIKPSGLKTDPSAAQAVLKKGLQKVIDAEPEVTHYDTIVGDGDCGIGLKRGAEAILKHIDEQPLTGDVVVDLSSIVTIVETAMDGTSGALYAIFLNALVHALRELSPGTASPEVWAKALKMSSDALAKYTPARPGDRTLVDALHPFVEALNQTGDVKNAADAALEGANKTKGMQASLGRTVYIGGSGYQEVPDPGAWGLASFFLGLSS, encoded by the exons ATGTCAGCCAAACACTTTGTCAACGACCCAACCCACCTCGTCTCCTCAGCTCTCCATAGTCTCACCCTCACCAATCCGTCGCTCGCCCTAGATCCAGACTTCAAAGTCATCTATCGTCGTCCTGATTCCAATGCCAAAGCACAAGTGTCCATTATCTCAGGTGGTGGCTCCGGCCATGAGCCCTCCTTCGCCGGCATGGTGGGCCAAGGCATGCTCTCCGCAGCTGTAGCTGGAACCATCTTCGCATCTCCCTCAGCAGAACAAATACGTACAGCAATTACCTCTCGTGTCGATACATCAAAAGGCGTCCTGGTCACCGTAATGAACTATACCGGTGACGTCCTCAACTTTGGTATGGCTGTTgaaaaggccaaggctgcagggcttgaggttgagatggtGGTTGTTGGCGacgatgttggtgttggtcgTGCAAAGGCCGGAAAAGTTGGACGTCGTGGAATTGCAGGTACAGTTCTCGTTCACAAAATCTCAGGTGCCCTCGCAGCTCTAGGAAAGCCACTTGATCAGGTTGCCAAATATGCACAACTGACAGCAGACAACCTCGTCAGTGTGGGCGCCAGTCTTGAACATGTGCATGTTCCTGGGCGAAAGGTCGATACAGAGGGCAGTCTTGCGGCAGACGAGGTGGAGCTGGGAATGGGTATTCACAATGAACCCGGCTCTGGCCGTGAGAAGGCCGAACTACCTGATCTCGTAAGTAAAATGCTCAAGCAATTACTCGACACCGCAGACAAGGATCGAGCTTTTGTGGACGTTAATTCCAAAGAAGTTGTTCTCATGATCAACAACCTGGGAGGAGTCAGCGTTCTTGAGCTGGGCGGCATCACTGCAGAAGTTGCGAGTCAGCTTGAGTCAAATTACAGTATCCGGCCCGTGAGAATACTCAGTGGAACATTCATGACCAGTCTGAACGGTCTCGGCTTCAGCATTTCCCTTCTTAATGTGGTTTCGCCTGATTTCGAAGCTCCAAGCATGATTGAATTGCTTGATGCTCCCAGTGAGGTGGTTGGATGGTCCGCACCCGTTCAGGCCGGCACCTGGAAAACCAAGAATACCAATACAAGAACAGGCCGCGCTGGTGCTACAGGGGATATCAAGCCTAGTGGTCTGAAAACAGACCCTAGTGCCGCGCAAGCAGTATTGAAGAAGGGCCTGCAAAAAGTGATTGATGCCGAGCCAGAGGTCACCCATTACGATACCATCGTCGGAGATGGCGATTGTGGAATCGGGTTGAAACGAGGCGCTGAAG CAATCCTTAAGCACATTGATGAGCAACCTCTTACCGGCGACGTTGTGGTGGATCTCTCGTCAATCGTAACAATCGTGGAAACAGCCATGGATGGAACCTCTGGGGCTCTATAtgccatcttcctcaacgccTTGGTTCATGCTCTTCGTGAGCTGTCACCCGGCACGGCCTCGCCCGAAGTCTGGGCCAAGGCCCTCAAGATGAGTAGCGATGCTTTGGCTAAGTACACGCCTGCTCGTCCTGGAGATCGGACGTTGGTCGACGCCCTTCATCCCTTCGTGGAAGCTCTCAACCAGACAGGAGACGTCAAGAACGCAGCTGACGCAGCACTGGAGGGGGCTAATAAGACCAAGGGTATGCAAGCCAGCCTGGGTCGGACGGTCTATATCGGAGGTAGTGGCTATCAGGAGGTTCCCGATCCTGGAGCCTGGGGATTggccagcttcttcctggGCTTGAGCAGTTAG
- a CDS encoding ClpP/crotonase-like domain-containing protein, with the protein MVQQSKILSSSLGARQLSSEATNIREKRNDDPNDVVFESKYGLRTVMLNRPKKLNSLNASMIRKIVPRLIEWEKSDLANVVVMKGAGEKALCAGGDVAALAKLNSESEDGWQKSAQYFALEYKLDHYIATYKKPYIAFMDGITMGGGVGLSTHAPFRIATEKTVFAMPETTIGFFPDVGASFFLPRMNGSVGTYLALTSERLTGPNVFYSGIATHYLHSTSLPDLEARLAELRFRDSDGLPERLALINQTLEEFCTGLPYDQPITLSGEIRQAIDRCFNKHTISEIIAALQAERGPTEEWAQKQLKTLHKRSPTAVHVALRQMRIGGEWDIAETFKREHQIATKFMQHPDFTEGVSALLIRKEAPKWQPESLEAIGGTNVAKPFFEYDSNNELALFTDRTFKEYPHRELGVPSEKEIEQVLSSGTYTQEQLANKIVSSRNGRQGIAEVAREIIARKTAVDDQGKAVWMADESLPGSRL; encoded by the exons ATGGTCCAGCAATCAAAGATTCTGAGCTCCTCGCTCGGTGCACGACAG CTTTCATCCGAGGCCACCAATATCcgagagaagagaaacgaTGATCCAAATGATGTAGTTTTCGAGAGCAAGTATGGTCTACGAACTGTCATGCTCAACCGGCCGAAGAAGCTCAACTCACTCAATGCCTCGATGATCCGAAAGATTGTGCCCCGACTAATCGAATGGGAAAAGTCTGATCTCGCCAACGTTGTCGTTATGAAGGGTGCTGGTGAAAAGGCCCTTTGCGCTGGAGGTGACGTCGCTGCGCTCGCCAAGCTTAACTCGGAGAGTGAGGACGGTTGGCAGAAGTCGGCACAATACTTCGCCCTCGAATATAAGCTGGACCACTACATTGCGACATACAAGAAGCCCTATATCGCTTTCATGGATGGTATCACTATGGGAGGTGGTGTTGGTTTGAGTACCCATGCTCCTTTCAGAATCGCGACCGAGAAGACTGTCTTTGCGATGCCCGAGACTACAATTGGATTCTTCCCCGACGTCGGCGCTTCGTTCTTCCTTCCTCGAATGAACGGATCTGTCGGGACTTACCTTGCGCTTACTAGCGAGCGACTCACTGGTCCCAACGTCTTCTACTCGGGTATTGCCACCCACTACCTGCATTCAACCAGCTTGCCTGATCTAGAGGCACGTCTAGCCGAACTGCGGTTCCGGGACAGCGACGGTTTGCCTGAACGACTGGCACTCATCAACCAAACTCTTGAAGAATTCTGTACCGGTCTGCCATATGACCAGCCCATAACCTTGAGCGGCGAAATTCGCCAGGCAATCGACCGATGCTTTAACAAGCACACCATCAGTGAGATCATTGCTGCCTTGCAGGCCGAGCGGGGTCCAACTGAGGAGTGGGCGcagaagcagctcaagacTTTACACAAGCGATCACCTACAGCTGTGCATGTGGCTCTTCGCCAGATGCGTATAGGTGGTGAGTGGGATATCGCTGAAACATTTAAGAGGGAGCACCAGATTGCCACCAAGTTCATGCAGCATCCTGACTTCACCGAGGGTGTATCAGCACTGCTCATCCGAAAGGAGGCGCCCAAGTGGCAGCCTGAGTCCCTCGAGGCGATTGGAGGCACAAACGTGGCCAAGCCCTTTTTTGAGTACGACTCCAATAATGAACTAGCCCTTTTCACCGATCGCACATTCAAGGAATACCCTCACCGGGAACTTGGTGTGCCATCCGAGAAAGAGATCGAGCAGGTTCTGTCAAGCGGCACATATACCCAGGAGCAGCTGGCCAACAAAATCGTGTCCTCGCGCAACGGTCGCCAAGGCATCGCTGAGGTCGCCAGAGAGATTATCGCTCGCAAGACGGCAGTGGATGACCAAGGCAAAGCTGTTTGGATGGCGGATGAGTCGCTCCCTGGAAGCCGACTATAA
- a CDS encoding DNA polymerase alpha subunit B N-terminal-domain-containing protein, protein MMADEIESRFSPNKPLEPDVLSELESIMRLHGLSAEDLFFKWESYCIKLDLDAQALSLEVLRSLKQSIQDELENSHRKVQVKTERKVANTPRGTAKGGDVFGMLDGLVPSTPASGAKLNRGAASGSAVKRKTETPKGLMSSPATGMNEQLKSLNGLPPTSFSDRANPGETVEILNDRLNAAEPPIAPFAEPRVKLTAASDQKKLGYKPLAMKLSEASEILDDRIDNFMALIQQHHKIDENEFGSAAAQSTTEVVAVGRIASDSSEGKLNAASLVLETSRRTGMGLRVPLKVDNIRSWSFFPGQIVAFRGTNASGNEFVVKEVLEVPLLPSAASLPSALEGHRERFRGGPDAMDEDSEPAPLNILYASGPYTADDNLDFEPLHALCSQAGDTYADALVLTGPFLDIDHPLITTGDFDLPEEANFDPDTATMATVFKYLVAPAFNRLAASNPQITIILVPSVRDVLSKHVSWPQDSIPRKELGLPKMVRIVTNPMTLSINELVLGVSSQDILSQLRSEEVVSRGGGQPGTDLMSRLCRYLVEQRHYFPLFPPTDRSKLPKTGTEDGLATGAALDLSYLELGEMVNVRPDVMIVPSLLPPFAKVVESVLLINPGYLSKRRGAGTYARMTLYPPPVSNGSGDDVMGHQIYDRARVEIVRI, encoded by the exons ATGATGGCCGACGAAATTGAAAGCCGATTCTCCCCCAACAAGCCGCTGGAGCCTGATGTCCTCAGCGAACTAGAATCCATTATGCGCCTTCATGGCCTCTCGGCCGAGGATCTCTTTTTCAAGTGGGAGTCGTATTGTATAAAACTGGATCTTGATGCTCAGGCACTAAGTCTTGAAGTTCTTCGGAGCCTCAAGCAGAGCATTCAAGATGAGCTCGAAAACAGCCATCGAAAAGTCCAGGTCAAGACCGAGAGAAAGGTCGCCAACACACCGAGAGGCACGGCAAAGGGCGGCGATGTTTTTGGGATGTTAGATGGGCTTGTTCCCAGCACTCCAGCGTCGGGGGCAAAGTTGAATAGGGGTGCTGCGAGTGGCAGTGCTGTTAAGAGAAAGACGGAGACGCCAAAGGGGTTGATGAGCTCGCCAGCGACAGGTATGAACGAGCAGCTCAAGTCATTAAATGGATTACC GCCCACATCATTCAGTGATCGAGCAAATCCAGGAGAGACTGTTGAAATCCTAAACGATCGCCTCAATGCAGCCGAACCACCGATTGCGCCCTTTGCCGAGCCTCGAGTAAAGCTCACAGCCGCCTCAGATCAAAAGAAGCTGGGATACAAGCCATTGGCCATGAAACTTTCCGAGGCCAGCGAAATCCTCGACGACCGGATTGATAACTTCATGGCTCTTATTCAGCAACATCATAAGATCGATGAGAACGAGTTCGGTAGTGCCGCTGCGCAAAGTACAACTGAGGTCGTGGCTGTCGGCCGTATCGCTTCTGACTCCTCAGAAGGAAAACTAAATGCTGCGTCACTGGTACTGGAAACCTCCAGACGAACAGGAATGGGCTTACGGGTACCCCTAAAAGTGGACAACATCCGCTCATGGAGCTTTTTCCCCGGCCAAATCGTCGCTTTTCGGGGTACCAACGCCTCAGGGAACGAATTTGTCGTGAAGGAGGTTCTCGAGGTTCCTCTACTTCCCAGTGCTGCCTCTTTGCCTTCTGCACTCGAGGGGCATCGTGAGAGGTTTCGTGGTGGTCCTGATGCTATGGACGAAGATTCAGAACCTGCACCTTTGAACATTCTCTACGCCTCTGGTCCTTATACTGCTGACGATAATCTCGATTTCGAGCCACTCCATGCGCTGTGCAGTCAAGCAGGTGATACCTATGCAGATGCGCTTGTCCTCACAGGACCGTTCCTCGATATCGATCATCCTCTTATTACCACGGGAGATTTCGATCTTCCTGAAGAGGCAAACTTTGACCCTGATACAGCTACTATGGCGACAGTATTCAAATACCTTGTTGCTCCCGCTTTCAACCGCCTTGCAGCCTCCAACCCGCAGATCACCATTATCCTTGTCCCGTCCGTCCGGGACGTATTGTCAAAACATGTCTCATGGCCTCAAGACTCGATTCCTCGTAAGGAACTCGGCCTTCCCAAAATGGTCCGCATTGTCACAAACCCTATGACTCTTTCGATCAACGAACTTGTCCTTGGTGTCTCATCGCAGGATATCCTCTCCCAGCTCCGCTCGGAAGAGGTTGTGTCTCGTGGTGGTGGACAACCTGGCACTGATCTCATGAGTCGGTTGTGTCGGTACCTAGTTGAGCAGCGACATTACTTCCCGCTGTTTCCTCCTACAGATCGCTCTAAGCTACCTAAGACGGGCACGGAAGATGGTTTGGCTACTGGCGCTGCTCTAGATTTGAGCTATCTTGAACTGGGAGAGATGGTGAATGTCAGGCCAGATGTCATGATTGTACCTAGTTTGCTACCTCCATTTGCAAAA GTCGTCGAGAGTGTCCTCCTTATCAATCCTGGCTACCTTTCTAAGCGTCGCGGCGCAGGTACCTATGCACGAATGACATTATATCCTCCTCCAGTATCAAATGGAAGCGGCGACGATGTGATGGGCCATCAAATATACGATCGTGCTCGCGTAGAGATTGTCAGAATATAG
- a CDS encoding splicing factor, Prp19-binding domain-containing protein, translating into MPPKRMTANPVKPARYRAGKPTGAESDSDSDASENEESNEPALPPPPKATSAGKISSGSLGKVDLNARRKEAEAAEERRLAKEKAERLAVEEGFVTEEEEESEEEEDDDEEEESESEEESSEDEAPRRLMIRPKFVPKSQRGNAKTPAQEEEEARQAEEEARKKAADELVEEQIKKDLAARAAGKKHWDDDENEDSDVDTTDGLDPEAEEAAWRVRELKRLKRARAIIEEREKELAEVERRRNLTEEERQAEDEAFLAQQKEEKEGKGKMSFMQRYLHKGAFYQDEMKAAGLDKRDIMGSRIQDDVRNREALPEYLQRRDMAKLGRKGATKYRDMRTEDTGRWGDIGDGRKRDGGRFEEDERFRPDDDRFRRDERSAGGANAIPLGDRKRDDRNERDNGHRDRRDRDRDSYRSRDDGQSRRRSRSRSRSPRRENDRDDYRRRKRSTSRDDERYESDKRRRVDAR; encoded by the coding sequence ATGCCACCTAAACGAATGACAGCAAACCCGGTGAAACCCGCGCGTTATCGCGCTGGTAAGCCCACAGGAGCAGAGTCTGACTCAGATTCCGACGCGAGCGAAAACGAAGAGTCTAATGAGCCAGCGCTtccacctccaccaaaaGCGACCAGCGCGGGCAAAATTTCATCAGGCAGTCTAGGAAAAGTCGACCTCAACGCTCGAAGGAAAGAAGCGGAAGCTGCCGAAGAACGGAGACTTGCCAAGGAAAAAGCTGAGCGCCTCGCTGTAGAAGAAGGTTTCGtgacagaggaggaggaagaaagtgaagaggaagaagacgacgatgaggaggaggaaagCGAATCCGAAGAAGAGAGCAGCGAGGATGAAGCGCCACGAAGATTAATGATTCGGCCCAAATTCGTACCAAAGAGCCAAAGAGGAAATGCTAAGACTCCTGcgcaagaagaggaagaagcacGGCAGGCCGAAGAAGAGGCCCGCAAGAAAGCCGCCGACGAGCTTGTGGAAGAGCAAATCAAAAAAGATCTTGCCGCTCGCGCAGCAGGCAAAAAGCACTGggatgacgacgagaacGAGGACTCAGATGTGGATACAACAGACGGGCTAGATCCAgaggctgaagaagcagcttggCGCGTTCGCGAACTCAAACGTCTGAAGCGCGCCCGCGCTATTATCGAAGAGCGTGAAAAGGAGCTTGCGGAAGTTGAGCGTCGACGTAACCTGACCGAGGAGGAAAGACAAGCCGAAGACGAGGCGTTCCTGGCACAacagaaagaggaaaaggaggGCAAGGGCAAAATGTCATTCATGCAGCGTTATCTACACAAGGGAGCATTCTATCAGGACGAGATGAAAGCTGCTGGTCTGGATAAGCGAGATATCATGGGCAGTCGTATCCAGGACGACGTGCGGAACCGTGAGGCCCTTCCCGAATACCTGCAGCGTCGCGACATGGCCAAGCTGGGCCGTAAAGGTGCAACAAAGTACAGGGACATGCGTACTGAGGACACAGGCCGATGGGGAGATATAGGCGATGGCCGAAAGAGAGACGGCGGACGATTCGAGGAAGATGAGCGTTTCAGACCCGACGATGACAGGTTTCGTCGCGACGAACGAAGCGCAGGCGGCGCCAATGCCATTCCTCTGGGTGATCGCAAGAGAGACGACCGAAATGAGAGAGACAATGGTCACCGAGATCGAAGAGATAGGGATAGGGACTCTTATCGATCAAGAGATGATGGACAAAGTCGACGAAGATCACGGTCACGGTCACGTTCGCCACGACGCGAAAATGATAGAGATGATTACCGGCGTCGTAAACGCAGTACGTCACGCGACGACGAGCGGTATGAGAGCGACAAAAGACGCAGGGTGGATGCCAGATAA
- a CDS encoding pyridoxal phosphate-dependent transferase — protein MTVTNGRNGNPSITTLHRAEEVNDLIDAVKGLIVPYIKAADDAAAERATGDIPPSSAGVKNNVLVDFQKPQELAQRLKFSLPNSGQGKEGLLEIIQQVLRNSVNTWDQGFLDKLYASTNAVGVVSDMVLSVLNTNLHVFQVSPALTIIEKTTAKTLAHLFGFTGSRAGGISCQGGSASNLTSLVVARNTLFPECRASGNGNHDFVVFTSAHGHYSVEKSAMICGLGSNSVWPVPVDEFGCMKPGALRELVVRARNEGKTPFYVNSTAGTTVMGSYEPFEEISKICKEFGLWMHIDASWGGPAIFSSKQKHKLNGAHLADSLTVNPHKMMNVPVTCSFLLGPDMNIFNKANSTAAGYLFHTSDSGDIWDLADLTLQCGRRGDSLKLALAWIYYGAAGFEKQIDHAFEQAEYLANFIKQSDNFVLVSQDPPPCLQVCFYYSPGRNLSDNKEENTLRTKTMVEKMILRGYMVDYAPGPKGSFFRVVVNCQTLPGTVEGLVKGLEEVGRQ, from the exons ATGACTGTGACCAACGGCCGCAACGGGAACCCCTCCATAACCACCCTCCATAGGGCTGAAGAAGTGAACGAT CTCATCGATGCTGTAAAGGGTCTCATTGTCCCTTACATCAAGGCTGCCGATGATGCCGCAGCAGAGCGTGCGACAGGGGACATTCCCCCCAGTTCAGCTGGTGTCAAAAATAATGTCCTGGTGGACTTCCAAAAACCACAGGAGCTTGCTCAACGACTCAAGTTTTCCTTGCCAAATTCGGGTCAAGGTAAGGAGGGGTTGTTGGAGATTATCCAGCAAGTTCTTCGGAACAGTGTCAATACTTGGGATCAGGGCTTCCTTGATAAGCTGTATGCAAGCACGAACGCA GTCGGGGTGGTGTCAGACATGGTACTCTCGGTGCTAAACACCAAT CTCCATGTCTTCCAAGTTTCTCCCGCCCTCACTATCATTGAAAAAACCACAGCAAAGACTCTGGCACACTTGTTTGGTTTCACTGGATCAAGAGCAGGGGGTATCTCCTGTCAGGGAGGAAGCGCCTCAAACTTGACTTCCCTGGTCGTTGCCCGGAACACCTTGTTCCCAGAATGCAGAGCTTCAGGCAATGGTAACCACGATTTCGTCGTCTTTACAAGTGCTCACGGGCATTACTCAGTTGAAAAGAGTGCCATGATCTGTGGTCTTGGTTCAAACAGCGTCTGGCCTGTTCCTGTGGATGAGTTTGGATGCATGAAGCCGGGTGCCTTGAGAGAGTTGGTCGTCCGTGCCAGAAATGAAGGCAAGACACCCTTTTATGTGAACTCGACGGCTGGAACCACTGTCATGGGCTCATATGAGCCGTTCGAGGAGATTTCCAAGATCTGCAAGGAGTTTGGCCTCTGGATGCATATCGATGCAAGCTGGGGAGGCCCTGCTATCTTCTCGTCGAAACAAAAGCACAAGCTCAATGGCGCCCATCTGGCCGATTCATTGACGGTGAACCCTCATAAGATGATGAACGTTCCCGTCACGTGCTCGTTCCTCCTCGGACCAGATATGAACATTTTCAACAAGGCCAACAGCACCGCCGCAGGCTATTTGTTCCATACCAGCGATAGCGGTGATATCTGGGATCTTGCAGATCTAACCCTGCAGTGCGGTCGCCGCGGTGACAGTCTTAAGCTTGCTTTGGCCTGGATATACTATGGTGCTGCAGGTTTTGAGAAGCAGATCGACCACGCCTTTGAGCAGGCTGAATACCTTGCCAATTTCATCAAACAGAGTGACAACTTTGTGCTTGTATCGCAAGACCCTCCCCCTTGTTTGCAAGTTTGCTTCTACTACTCCCCTGGAAGAAATCTGTCTGATAACAAAGAGGAGAACACACTCCGAACCAAGACTATGGTCGAGAAGATGATCCTCAGAGGCTACATGGTTGATTATGCCCCTGGTCCAAAGGGCAGCTTCTTCCGTGTTGTGGTCAACTGCCAAACTCTACCAGGGACAGTTGAGGGCCTTGTTAAAGGTCTTGAGGAAGTTGGACGCCAATAA